tacttaatttatatcaattttgtTATAGTATTTGGTATTGAATTCACATTTCTCACTATccatattatttctttaaaaatattagggctttacaaatttgggtaAAGTTAGGGTTTTTGCTGTTTGTAGTGAAGCCCTTTTTACTTCAATATGGAGCAGGCCTGAATTACAGGTTAAAGCATAAATATGATAATGTTTATCTGATGAGATACATTAAGTTTTGATGCTGAACCTCTTCGAAACAACAGTAATAACAATTGCAATTCTGAGGAGaagtaataatgtttttttctgtATCTTTTACCTCCTAtcattttatacttattaatttaaaatattgatatatctatgcaaatatttatttgtttttaagtaagttaaacttttgtatttaatgAAGATTTATGGTTACTTATGTGTCCTGTTTTCTTTTAGGTAtactttaacaataatattactGTTGACTATGGTTTGTGTATAAGCTTTATCTtcataaagtaaatttatatttattctaaacatctgtttgtttttatttgttttgtattacataaactcctttaaacaaaaagttttttaatagaaatgtttCATATTTCTCTGTGGGCATTCATTGTTCAGTCCAGTTTAAGCACTGCATATTACCTGcatcaaatataacaaataatattatgttGAGAGGTAATCATAAAATAAGTTAGTGGTAATGATTCacataattttagataaattagatACACACTTAGCAAATAAATGTGATACTCTGCAACCTAAGGTTAGTTGtcttcattaaaaagttttcaatcattaaaacaaaagcTTCTAGAATGGTGATAAAAGTATCTATtataaaataggttttaaatttaaaaaagattttaaaaatgtgcaatttcaactttttgaaaagtctaatattaaatattagctAAAGTTCACATTCTAGTCATCTTGTtcgttttactaaaaataagaaCATCAAACCCATATTTGTTTAAgataataacaactttttatttattaatgttacttatttttaactattattttttcaacattttcactttcaacaaggctgcaaaaaACCACTACTAGAGTCGGAAGTTATTGggagagaaaagatgaagtttataaagcagtaaacaattaacagacaacataaaagattgtaaattaaattaatcaggaaaacaagataaaggaagcaaattccaaagaactgatgttcaaggaaaaaaactagataatcAAGAACTTAGGatcagtcacagtaaaaggataagacttgattgaatggcaagtaacatgagaatgaattttagtagatggcacaaaaaatgctagctctttagagcagcgcccatcatagtatttatagaaaagaaaaagagaagccaaatttaaaattgaaaattcacCCCAGATAGTAAGTGAGTGGGGCCCCGGCCCCAGCTAAAAATGAGACGTTTTGCAAAACCCAGCCctggcaaaattataagatttagaaAGGGTTGATAGCCGAGGCtggaaaattttatattcatattatgAATGTAAACATatctgtttgctatttatttagatgctggcatacaatatcctttgaTTGTTATATAAGCTTTGGTGTTTATATGGGGTAGTATTTGCTATAGAAAAAGAAGATGATTAGACGGATGTGTGGTGTGATTCTAGCAAGATAAGAAAAGGAGACATATTCTAATacagatttgaaaaaatattgcaacaaataatttttgttacaaaagaTTAAAGTAGTTTAGTtatcagcatgtagagaggTATCAGCTTCTGTTGAAAATGGCAGTGGTTgaagtaagaaaatttaaagagaGTGCCTTATATATTGTATGAATGAGCtttaattaggaaaaaaaaaagctctagattgtttatattagagaaacagcataaaaaagGAAGGCAAAAGtctgctgatgatgatgataatcatgatcatcatcatgatcatcatcatcatatttctcaacttgtttctccatgcagcggccttgttcgtcaaggttcgtgttttagAGTTATAaggttgagagagggttataaccactattaagtagcctcctcatctgtagtggcctttttggccttgaggaggtgaataacaaaaaaaaaaaaaaaaaacaacatcatcattatcatcatcatcaggctttagccttcctcttttatgctgttaataataatgatcatgatcataatgatgatcatgatgatcatgataataataatgatgattatgatgatcataatgatgtttatatatgcatatatataaacaatataacatgaattttaaataaaaaaaaatactttagcatgtataaatgtttatgcagcacTGGTCACAAACCTGGCCCCgactatattttatcaaacccagcCCCGGTCACTTACTAGCTCCagatatagcaacagtattctataaaaggacagatttgagatttatagagttAAAGAATGGAATCTTGATTAAGTAACGGGTGAACAAGATAGTgggatgcaactttagcagatgctactTTTGCAATgtatttgatatatggtttgcAAGAATAATTAGATGTAAGAGTTAATTttagaagataaagggtagatgactcattgagtacttTACTGGTCaaaaatataggaagatctagattgttgcGATATcaattagctaaaaaaaatttgagttttatctgagttaaaatTCATCAGTCACTGAGAACCCCATGCTGGAGGATCTTTTTTAAGCttaaatgccccctccaagcaatcagggagtgttggcttcttatcaagacaagaataaatggtaatattatcagcaaacaatgccatcTTAGAAGTAAGAATTTCTGGGAGATTgttagtataaattaaaaaaaagtatagggttAAGGATAGAATCTTGAGGAGTCCCTTAAGTTACAGGAAAttaagaagagtgctgtccatcaaaaacaacttttatactctGATTGGTAAGGAAAGAATCAATAGTCTTAAATAGTTATCTGATACAGTGTAAGAggagagcttatggagaagaccagcatgccaaactatctatctaatgcacattAAAACCAACCAGTTATTACAGTTAACAAATTGGCAGTAGAATGAAAAGATTGAAATCTATATTTATTATCAAGTtctaagttatttaattcaagaaaagagattaagttatttaaagtcTGTTGTTGATGAGCTACTTAAAGACTAGAAAACCTTGcttataatagaaaaaagactaatgggatgATAGCTAGAagagtcagattgctctccaatttatgaaattaaaaggGATAGCAGATGACGCTTTCTAGCAGGCTGGATAATAAGACTTTTATAATCATTTGTTAActtgttttgaaagtatagatggcagctccagagaacacttctgtaagactttaacaggtatgttgtccggaccacaagctgtagaagagtcgaagcaggaaatcactttagatacagtaGCTGGATGATACAAATGTCAAACAAGGGACCAACATGTATTTTGGCTATATCAAGTAGAATGTGaatagtggaatcaagagatgtgattgatgaaaatttcttagcaaacaattcagcttcaTATTTATgtgaggtaacaaaatctgGACCATTTAAGAGAGGAGAAACAacagattttattaaagatacttctaaagattctccagaagtctctaacgatttttgagatgaaatataagattttgtgacctgagaatagtggGCTTATACAAGGCattatacaaaacaattttataatgttttctagcaatagtaaacaggtgtctgttttttaaaaattgttttggtgatagatatggaagtaatgatTATGATTGCTGCAGCACAATGAGAGAAAAACCATCGAGAAGAATGAAACTTTACTTGAGattgtcaagagggaataaaagattccatgcaaGCGTGAATCCAAGAAGTTGCATAAGAAGCACAATTGTCAGTAGAAAGACAAAGAAAATTACAGAAAGAGCcctagtcagctttaaggtagttgtaagaggtatgaTAGGGTAAttttgatgatgaagaagaataagataatagttttagagaggtTAAACCGTGATCTGAAGCACCTGTTGGTAAATATGGAGAAACTGAGaactgactaggattagaaacaagacataagttgagtatagaaggtaaatgattcggattgtctagaaagcaatttgtaaagttgactatttgtgttagcgattttgcaagagataagactcaaacaaagaaaagttacttcgaagacctcAAATACTATTGaatgaaagatttaaagaagTTAGTGataacaatggttttttgtgttttttttgtgtttttgtgttttttagtacTTGACCTaaagcacagatagtactcagtataCTATCCAATAGTtgaagcaattgcctcattactactAATACACCCTAAgtcgtaacaaagggctccaaatgatGCCTTAATAATGCACACTGAAAATACAAACAGGAACACCAGCCATGCGCAACATGGAACTGTTAgcactctgatattttacaaatgttgaAGGAACCAGCCTCTCAGAGAGCTACCAAAGAGTTGCGGAAGCCTGACTACCAGTCAGCCTCAGAAACATTAAACTGAATTTCCGAGCTGTACCTTCGCTAGGAGATAatagttgcctagtcataaaaacagagacataagcaaaacccatgcaatGAGTCAGGAAGATTTAGTAATAAACATCCTAAACTTAAAACAAtgcattataaatacatctatgctagcctaatagataaaaaagGGGTGCaaagctggtcaacagataaaatctgtttacccctaaagtctttccCTAAAAGAATTTCTCGAGACATCTGCCTAATATGAGGATTTTTGTTGAGACAATTTCTTatgcctttactcaaccaaaagACTACTCAAGGTTTACCTCCTTAAGACAGAGTGGACCATTGCAGTTGAGGAGTCTACTTTATGGTGGTTACAATACTCTCTCAACTCTTTGACTCTGAAACATAAACCTTGACAAATAATGCTTCTGGTttgagaaacaagttgagcttGCTACTACCAGGAacatggtggggattgaactcagaAGATTAATAGGAAATTTTACATATTGTTCAAAAGGTTTAGTAagcttaaaactatttaatctaaaataaaaaattcgtttatttaaataaactaattttttattttagattaaatagttttaagcttaaacatttttacatattaaaatttaattgaatctAGAAAAtgcttaataatttaatttatataaaccttggataaaatatttgaaaaaagcattaaaaacagTATATTATGGTTATTTCATTAGGTTTTCAGAGTCTATAAAATCAACTTTGATAACCTaacagaataatttttaaaaaaatcatttaaattactGTACTATTCTGCACATAttgaagaaaaatcaaaatgtaacttttatataaaaacaatattagtaTACCTCAGGATATTTTTCTAGGTAATCAATATCATGCAAAccaaagttaaatataataacatcatAATAGGTTGGTATTAAATCGCTTGTTGCTAAAAACATATCAAGACACTGTAAACCATAAGCAGAATCAAGAGCTACTCCTGCTTTTGATGATGGTGTAAGTTGCACCtgacaaagattttttaatgcaGTGGCAACAGAATAGCTGTacctaaatttttatacattgtttgacaagattaataactttacaatttctacttgaattaaaaagtaaaaaataataatgaaatagtttgttttttttcttaccCAAGCGCAATAGAGTCAccaattattaaacaatttggttttCCTCCAACAGCAGGCTTCATTGGACCAGGTTTACAAACACGAGATGCTTTTATTTTACCCTCAGGTACTGCCATTGCCCAAGGTGGAAtctaaagcaaattttttgatTGGCTTTAACAGTTTCATAtttcaaacttgaaaaaaaaaaaaatatttacaagaatttttttttgtggaatgTAATTATACCTTTTTGGAAGTACTAATAGAGGGTGAATAACTAACTGTTGGATACTCATAAGTTGGGGTAGGATAAGAAGTCACTCCAAATGAAATAACAGGTTCTTGGAATCTATATGGCAAATAATTGACTGCTGATATAGGATGATATATTTCTTCTGGGTGAGAATTTTTTTGTGACATCAGTAAACTGCTACTCTGAGGattctgatttttaaaattttcataatttttaactaactgATTATCTACACTTTGCTGAGTGCCCTTGACATATTCATTCCAATTTACTTGGAGATTTTTTACACTATCAAGactttcaaaagattttttactttctttatttgaggatttttttttttttttctgcaagcTTTTTCTGTTGATATCAATTTGGTTTAGTTTGTAGCTTTGAACGGTTAATTCTTTTTCCTCActactatttctttttaaactgttatgcaataatttttttttattttttttgttgggtAAATTTCTTGGTTCACCGTTGTTTTGAATGTCATCCTTAATTTCATCTGTGTTGTTTTGAACAACTTGATCAAATTCTTTGTAGAagtcttttgaataaaaaatgctttcGTTTTCACCACTTTCATCTTCTGATTTCTCATCGTCTTTTGTAGAATTAGAGCCAAATTCTAGATCCCAGCCAGATTCTAAAGCAATAATTTGTTCATCAATGTTTAATAGGTTTTGTGGTAAATCTTTTTGAAagtcttcaatattttttagaggTTTAGTGATATTGTTTGCactgaaaatctttttttttttatgaactttttcttttgttttaagtttcttgagcaatttatttcttttttcagcaAGAGCATCAACCTCACTATCAAAGTGGAGAGCTACATTGTGGTCATGGTTATTCATATCAGAGtcatttttgttttcagtaaCTGTATTGTCAACAGTTAACTCTTTGAAGGAACTATTTAAGAAATTcttggaaaaattattattcgTTAAggaaatatcttttaaaaaatgtgtggTTGTATTGCCTATAGTATTATGACAAGTAGTGTTAAGATTATACCCTTGGTCAACTTGACCTCTTTTACACCTCTCAACTGAAGAATTTAAGTGattttcatcatcatcatcatattcATCATCGTCATACTCTTCATTGCTGGTAATGtcttttataatgtttatgGAATGAAATGTTTGATTTAATGTAGAGCCATGCATAATACTTGACTTGTGATCACCAATGGCATATAACACAGTTATTTTTTCAAGTGGTTGTTTCATTTGAagtacttttatttgttttgtttcattTGAAGAACTTTTATTGTAGTTTCTTGTCGAAGTAACATTAATGATGTCAAGAatagttatgtttttttcttttttattcaaaacatcaATCAGACCAAATGGTTTTCCTTCAGAATTATTGAAACTAGAGTTATGAGCAGCTAGgtcagaattaaaaaattgtttttgaactttttggaCAAGATTTTGTGCAGTAAGATTGTTTGAGATTGCAAGTTCAGTATGGTTTTCACGTTTGCCAGTTTCAGAATGTTCGATTTCTCTActcttttttgttataagaattttGTTCTTTGGATTTCCTACATTTTTTGATGGACCAACAATGGATGATttctttgaaagaaaaagtGTTGGAACAATTCTATGTTGGGCTAATATGTGGTCTTTTCTGTTCTgaaccatctttttttttaaagcatttttcaaaCTAGAATATATAGATAAAGTAgaaattaaaaaccaagaaatGTGTTTATTAGTAGTTTGTAGGCACTAGATAATTGGTATCATTTAAGTTGGTACTAAGAGAGATAGTCTTGTATTGTGTGGTATTGATTATATACTAATGTCAATACCATCAGTATTGGTTAGATACCACATAATACCAATAGTAAAAAGTATTGTATAGTATTAAAGTCTCAATTGAtatccataaaaaaaataatgtaaatatgaacttttgaattttttagaaacaaaatagAAATTGCATTTTGGAGTTTAGGTAATATCTTTTTAACCATCTCAAAGGCTGTATCTTTTATTAGCTGTTTTCCTTTGTTTTGCTTTGTTGTTGCAAGATGTTGCGAAAAATCAAGTTGTGATTCTAAATAAAACCAACACTTTCGATATCAGTATTATGTGATCTTAATACTGGTAGgtggtatgtatatatacatatatatatatgtatgtaaatatacatatatatatatgtatgtatatatactgtAAGGTACTGTATCAATACCAGGCAATAACCAAGTTTTGATACCGATTATCTAGTTACTATTCGTTTGAGCAATTAATTTGTAGactgattatttttattgtgaatATGACCTTTAGAAAGATTACTATTTAAAGTCTACAAGCTCTACCTGTCCTTATCTGCAATAACTTGATGGGGAGGGGtacagacaatttttttttcacttaagtAGGTTCTTAATCAAAAGTAAAGAGCTTTATCAACCCTTCTATGCAATCAGTTTAACTCCATGACCAAGACAGAAGAGCTTTTAGGTTCATAAGAATGCTTAGAAAGGTTCTctctatataataacatatataacaaaaattacatatttaaaaattactactaGAACTTTTACATACAAAAGTCTTATGTCAAATATCATTTGACTCAGGCCAGGCTCAGAACCACACTAGTAATgttcaaaaatagttataaaactaTGTTATCACGAGTCTTAAtggatttaaaattacaaacaaatttataaaaaataattaaataaataagaaactttattgaaataattaataatttatttaaaaaattagaaaaatttgaatCAATAAACCACCAtaatatgtatgtgtgtatatatatatatatatatatatatatatatatatatatatatatatatatatatatatatatatatatatatatatatatatatatatatatatatatatataaatatatatatatatatatgtatatatatacatatatatgtatatatatatatatatatatatatatatatgtctatgtaaatatatatatatatacatatatctatatatacataaaaatatacatatatatatatatatacatatttatatatatatatatatatatatatatatatatatatatatatatatatatatatatatatatatatatacaaataattttgaatacgTTCTACAAAACAGAGAGCTCAATGTTCTTAGAAGAACAGAGCAATATCagataaataagtagaaaatcacttattaATTACCTAAATAGTTTGATAAATGATTTtcaactaatatataaatacatatataaatatatatatatatatatatatatatatatatatatatatatatatatatatatatatatatatatatatacatatgtatatatgtaaatatacatataaacatatgtatatatatacatatatatatatacatatatatatatatacatatatatatatatatatatatatatatatatatatatgtatatttaaacatatataaatatatgtcagtaacttccaactttaaTTAGTGGCTGcctgcagccttgttggaagcgaagatgtttaaaaaaaaaaaatatgtatgtatatatatatacatatatatatatatatacatacatatatatatatatatatatgtatatatatatatatatatatatatatatatatatatatatatatatacatatgtatatatatacatataaatatatatacatatatttgtgtgtacatatatatatatgtatatataaacatacatatatatatgtgtgtgtttatgcATGTGCGTTTGTGTgtacatatactatatatatatatatatatatatatatatacatatatatatatatatatatatatatatatatatatatatatatatatatatatatatatacatatatatatatatatatatatatatatatatatatatatatatatatatatatatatatatattatatatatatatatatatatgaatataaacataaatgtttatatatatatatatatatatatatatatatatatatatacatatatatgcacataaatgtatatttacacatatgtatgtacatatatacatatatatttatatatatatatatatatatatatatacatatatttatatatacatatatacatataaataaatatatatttatatatatgtgtaaatataaatgtgtatatatatatatatatatatatatatatatatatatacatatatttacacataaatgtatatttacacatatatgtatgtatatatatacatatatatatatatatatatatatatatatatatatatatatatatatatatgtgtgtgtatatatacatataaataaataaatatttatttatatacatatatatataaatatacatgtgcatatatgtatatacatatatatacacatatatgtatgtatatatatacatatatatatatatatgcatatatattcatataaataaatatatatgcttgtgtgtacatatatatatgtatatatataaacatacacatCTATGTGTGTGTCTATGCATGTGCATTTGTGTgtacatacactatatatatatatatatatatatatatatatatatatatatatatatatatatatatatatatatatatatatatatatatatatatatatatatatatatatatatatatctgtatatatatatatatatatatatatatatatatatatatatatttatatatatatatatttattatatatatatattatatatatatatatatgtatatatatacatataaataaatataaatatgtttgtgtgtacatatatatatgtatatatataaacatacatatgtatgtgcGTGTATATGCATGTGTATTTGTGTGtacatatacaataaatatatatatatatacatatatatatatatatatatatatatatatatatatatatatctatatatatatatatatttaaatttatgtttatatacacacatatataaattagtcACTGGGTAATTTGTTCCCAGGCCCAAAATTAAAAGGAATGcacaacagcaaaaaaaaaaatttagttgtcGATATATAAGTATGAGCTCAGGCAAGCAGGTTACTGTTATAGACTTAGCAAAtcaaaagttaatatatataataaaaaaagttaatatacataataaagttatatacataatatacataatatacataaagttatatacataatatacataatatacataatagcAGTTAACACTAAGATCCAAAGACAAAACATCTCAATTCAAACCAGTTTCATAAAAAGCAATTCAGTTAGGAGAATTTAATAAGAGGTAAGATTCAATGAATGAATGATATTGCATTAAAGAccataaatttttgcaaaaactagattatatcaattttagtggttttaatgattttttttaatacttcaagGTTGTTTATTGgtactttattattatgaaggtactttatatatttattattaaggtACTTTATGTCTTAAACAAACTAATAGAGAACTTAATCATAGATAGTGCATTACATTCCATGTAGTAAGTGACCGGGTTAAAGTTAGACCAGGGTCAGGGCCAGGTTTGTAATTGGGGTTGCATAATCATTTATGCAtcctaaagtaatttttttttaaatcaaaagtttatGTTATACTCTATAAATAGCTATATGCatgtatattcatatataaaaatcatcATGATccacatcatcatcatcatcatcatcatcatcatcatcatcatcatcatcatcatcatcatcatcatcatcatcatcatcatcatcatcatcatcatcattatcatcatcatcatcatcatcatcatcatcatcatcatcatcatcatcatcatcatcatcatcatcattaccatcatcatcatcattatcatcaagcTTAAGTCTGCtttttttatgctgtttctctaatataaaaagttttgagcaTTTTCTTTCCTTAACTGAAGTTTGTTCATACCATATGTATTACACTCTCTCCAAGTTTTCTAAGTTCTACCTCTACATGCTAATACTCTACTCTACTACCTCTACATGCAACTACCCAAACCACATTAATCTTCTATTACAAACATAGTTtgatacaaagtttttttaattttctgtttttggctATATAGATTATATAGATTATGACTTTTTTTCTGGTCTTGTTAGAGTCataccacacatccatctgattatcatcttctcttttggcaaatactacaccataaaaatgttaaagttgcATATGtgtaaagatatatatatatatatacatatatatatatatatatatatatatatatatatatatatatatatatatatatatatatatatatatatatatatatatatatatatatatatatatatatatatatatatgtatatatatatatatatctgtataatGTATGCATACTTGCACCTATTACCTAATCTCCTGGATCCAAGCAGGTATGGAAGCTATTGTTTCTTCTCTTTGGTTTTAAATGAAGCCTCATGCTACTCCAGGTTTTTCACTATTATTATAGATCTTTTTATCCCTGGCAGGACCTTTTTGATctggtaacatgtaatccaGTAATACCAACCTGCTTCAAAATCTTCAAACTAAGTTTTAGAATTGTAAAGTTTTAGAGCTGTTTCCTTAATTAGGAGATTATAATGCAATATTGGTAGAGCATTTGCTTCATAAGAGAGAGGTTCCAAATGCCTTGTTTGCCAAGGTTTGTTTTTTGGAGTTATTGAGTTAAGAGATGGTTATAATCACAATCATGTAGTCTCCTTGTCTGTaatggccttctcggccttggggaggtgagttaacataaataaattttatttaaaaagtcgCAAGTCCATTACCAGATAGATACAAGCAAAAACCTTAGGGTAGAGTCAGTATCTAACATTTATCTTCTTAGGCAAGAAACAACGTAACatgaaaacttataaaaaatcatgGCAGCAGGGCATGATGCAGGTTGTACTAGCATGTGTGGTATTTgcatgttattattttatttgcagtaTTCAACTTTCTCTAGCTGAGGGGGCAGTCAAAGAGTATTAtgcattaataaacaaaaacacaataatgagttaaaaaatattataactaattaaatactaatttttttaaatcacaactgaagagtaaaagaaaaaaagaaacccTTCTTAAATAAAAGCagaatgttaataaaattaaaatctaaacttttgatctgaaattttaatattgaacttttatgtctaaaaaaaaagagctgGCCTCTTATTTTTACTACACTaacagatatttatttttttaggctataactataatatatattttttaagttgtttgtgTAGAGCTAAGCTCACTAGATTTCCTCTTACATatgttgacttttttaaaaactaattttacatAGAAACAAAATAGATAGCAGTTTTTACAAAAG
This Hydra vulgaris chromosome 04, alternate assembly HydraT2T_AEP DNA region includes the following protein-coding sequences:
- the LOC100209737 gene encoding uncharacterized protein LOC100209737 isoform X2 — translated: MQIKFVFLSFFLINNGDLFRHKSKSTIKTQTEKRFPKNALSNNAQCGNKSRDCLENYIHKHLMHKEKHVNKYINRGLNISDEKKFIQEVLKNMLDDNADTFREVNEDDIRFSKYLINKHKEMAWLKKHGKFFQNHHSQYHKKDYSLKNALKKKMVQNRKDHILAQHRIVPTLFLSKKSSIVGPSKNVGNPKNKILITKKSREIEHSETGKRENHTELAISNNLTAQNLVQKVQKQFFNSDLAAHNSSFNNSEGKPFGLIDVLNKKEKNITILDIINVTSTRNYNKSSSNETKQIKVLQMKQPLEKITVLYAIGDHKSSIMHGSTLNQTFHSINIIKDITSNEEYDDDEYDDDDENHLNSSVERCKRGQVDQGYNLNTTCHNTIGNTTTHFLKDISLTNNNFSKNFLNSSFKELTVDNTVTENKNDSDMNNHDHNVALHFDSEVDALAEKRNKLLKKLKTKEKVHKKKKIFSANNITKPLKNIEDFQKDLPQNLLNIDEQIIALESGWDLEFGSNSTKDDEKSEDESGENESIFYSKDFYKEFDQVVQNNTDEIKDDIQNNGEPRNLPNKKNKKKLLHNSLKRNSSEEKELTVQSYKLNQIDINRKSLQKKKKKSSNKESKKSFESLDSVKNLQVNWNEYVKGTQQSVDNQLVKNYENFKNQNPQSSSLLMSQKNSHPEEIYHPISAVNYLPYRFQEPVISFGVTSYPTPTYEYPTVSYSPSISTSKKIPPWAMAVPEGKIKASRVCKPGPMKPAVGGKPNCLIIGDSIALGYSYSVATALKNLCQVQLTPSSKAGVALDSAYGLQCLDMFLATSDLIPTYYDVIIFNFGLHDIDYLEKYPEEHSNIDHYTQNIRKIKEKLLATGATLAFALSTPVTFNKKKDDLIKMYNHAAKLVMQEKPYVLTVNLHKLVTKHCGHAPFENCFMMKKPHDVHYGVTGAIILGKRIAFAIKYLLDKRKISNRGKMPVPKQIVDLSVNATTCPILGDQCPAHTTCTSNIVSRSGSACCPLMYAVDCEDSWHCCPRGTICHPGCSDLKCSCIK